The sequence actcttttttaaaaaaaactaataaatttatttaagggtagttatgtaaatttatgcatttttataaagtaaacaagataataaatgatgttcctttaaaaagtttgatttttcaaacaggacaaacaaattgggaTAGAGGGAGTATAtgatatatgatatgatatgatatatgatataagagatgagttcaagttacacccaATGTAACTCTTAcaaagttatacattttttacaCCATAGATCTCTAAAAGATCTAACagttaaaaaaacataattaaatgtTATTACTTTCCATCTTATTACCTAATTAATACTAGCATGTTttatctctctccttatttaatTGGTTTAAACTTGACTAAAGCCCACACTGGCAttttaaataaccaaacccGTTTCAGCAAAGAAgtacaacaaaattttttaatgaatttttattttattttttgtagattGAGACCTACCCCTTTTCAAAATTCCAACTAGAACTAAGCACTAAACCACTATTACAAACCCAGCTGGTATAGTACCTTTAATTTTTCACAATGGATATTTTGTCACTTATAATTTGAACAATAGGTTCCATTTTGTCACTAAGTTTTATTACTGATTTTGGTACTACTACTGCAAGTAGTAAGAAGTAATAGGTTtcgttatcaaaaaaaaaaagaagaagaagagagagaataagaAGTAATAGGTTTTGGTACTACGGTAAGaatactaaattaaaatttaatatttaattgcTATATGGATATGTGGATTAAAATTCTGATGTACAGTTTACCATTCAATTGCTTCTTggcaaaaacacaatttttgtcTCTACATTTTGGAGTCATAGTTAATTTAGTTCTTACATTTTGGTAGCAGTTAATTTGGTCCTTActattttcaacttgcaatcaatttggtccttatcattaagtttttaatgtaaaatgaTTACATGGCAAATGGTGTGTTTTGTTGGCACACTTGAAGCTGACATgataactaaaataataatgattttttttattgacattAGAAAAATGCCACCTCAGATTTATCAATATtagagaaattaaaaagaaaagaaaaaaaaactattaaaaacaaaaaataacatgaaTTCAGATTTGAGAAGTGGGAACACAGACTGAACATGAACTTAAAGAACATAAGCccagaaaaatatataattaaatttattttcaaatgggAAGAACACAAACTTAGTACATGctaatttgaacaaaaatttcTTTACAGGTTCAAtccaaaacttctattttataacaaaagttacaaaacaaGTTAGATCAAACTTAGTacattcacaaaacaaaataactatGAAGCTCACAAGTTACATCCAACCTCTGAAGCTCCAATATCATAAACAAATACAAAGGGatattatcaaataattaaaatcaaagaaaaccaagcaCAAAATGGTTCCTCTCCTTCTCTCTACGATTAAAACCCAGCTCTACCCCCATCTCTGcgtttctctcttcctctccctctCTTATTCGCTACCTTATACCTCCGTTGCACCTATATCTCCGTCATAATCCATAGCCGCTGTCAAGACCCAGATTTGCTCATCTCTCAATCTCCCTTTTTCTCTCCCACTTCCGCTTAGTGAGTGTTTGTGAAATGGCCATGGCTCAGGTTGGTCACAATGAGCTTGTCATCTTGTCCCCAACAATTaagtttaatggtggtggtggtggagaagATGAAGTCGGGCAAAAGCACACCAAGTAATgtaaaaaaactgatttttttttgggtaggttAGTTGAAAAGAAATTAGAGATTCAGGGGTTAATGTGCAAAGGAGAggatttgaataaaatttagtgATTTCTTGCAGGAATTTCAGATCGATATGTGTTTTCCAACTTCTCAAATATgaattcatgtttatttatttattttgttcataatagtttttttttctttttctttttttctaatattgataaactatttttttatttagatgcTAAAGTGTaatgtcaataaaaaaatttattattattttagttgtcTTATTAGTTTCAAGTGTACCAACAAAGCACACTGTTTACCACGTAGGCATTTTCCATTAGTGACTTAACgataaggaccaaattgattgcaagttgaaaatagCAGGATCAAATTGACTGTGACCCTAAATTATAGTGACCAAAGCTTCTTTTGTCAAAACGGGAGGTTTGGCTATGGTAGGGGTGTTCTTGATGATTATGGCACATTATTTTTTAGGCGAAAAATCCATTTTCGTTCCTACATTTTCACGTGATTCTCACTTTGGttcctatcttttattttcattgctTTTAGTCTCTAAAATCAAAAATGCGATTTTGTTTTTGTCCCTACCGTCAATGCCCTAACGACAAAGTCCTAGGTGGCAGACGAAACACCTTATTAGCTGACGTGGCGCTGATGTGgcgattaaaatattattagaaaaaaaaattatttggcatttttatatGCCactcagcattttaatttttttatataaaaagtcatgttagaaaattaaaaataaataaattaattaaaaaacaaaacttaaatctaattaaaaaacggtttcaaaaaaaggttaaatggttttaaaaaatctaatgtgagatgagagaaaaaacCCAGATTGAgcccccaaaattttcaaaacccaatTAACACAAACTCAGAAAAttaacacaaacccaaaaatttcaagcacaaacccataaaatcaaacacaagaacacaaacccacaaataTCTATCCCATCTTAAACAAACCAACATATAAAGTAGAATGGTTCTCAATTCTCATAATCTTTATCAGAAAATAACATTCATTCCTCTATATACACACAACATAACATGATGAAACAAACTTTAAGGGTTTGTCCTCCAATGGCAAGAGGAGATGTCCGTTCTTTGTCTGTCGATTATTGTACTGGAGTAGTAAGGTAAAGGgccaatgatgatgatgatgatgatccaCTATTGGCCGCCGCCTATTGTTGTATGAAACAAAGCATCGAGCGAAGAAAGGATGAGTGATAATAGAGCACCATTCCTTTGACACAGAATTGCATCGCGTCACGGATTTCAGACCCACGGCAACAACCCACCCTAGACCCATGGCAATAGCCCACCTCACCACCACAGAAACAccctaccaccaccaccaccatgcacaaaacccacaaaaaaatcaaagcaaaatcCACACAAGATTCACAAAATCTGAATCCAAAAGGAAAGCCCATCCCTAAATCCATCCCTAAATCAAAACCCATACCAAATTCTaaccccaaaacccattggAAACCAccccaaatcaaaacccatgaacCATAAATCAACCCATCATCAACCACAGGGCTTCAATCAATCTACCTTAACCAACACCACTGCATCACAGAGCTCAAAATCCACAAAGAGagccaaacttttttttgtttgacacaaatgaaagaaagagagcaGGACTTGAAATTTCTTgtgtttgattttctgggtttgtgcttgaaatttctgggtttgtgttaaTTTTCTGGGTTAATAttctttgggttttgaaaattttgggtgctcaatttgggttttttctctcatctcacatTAGATTTCTTAAAaccattttactattttttgaaaccggtttttaattagatttaagttttgttttttaatttattttcttttttggtttaaattttctgacatggattttttataaaatgttaaaatgcTGATGCGGCatataaaaatgccaaataatattttaatcgcCACATCAGTGCCACGCTAATAGGGTGTTTTGTCTGCTGCCTAGGACTTTGCCGTTAGGGCACTGACAGTAGGGACAAAAACGAGATCGCTTTTTTGattgtagggactaaaagcggtgaaaataaaagatagagaCCAAAGTAGaaatcgcgtgaaaatgtagggacgaaaatgagtttttcgaaatttatttatttatagaaaaatagtAGTGTGCCCTTTAATCAAGTAGAAACTagtagtttctcaaaaaaagaaaataaagaaaaaaaagaaagtagaaacCAGTCAatgggggagagagagagaaaaaaaatagtattgatTAGGTaataagatgaaaaataataatatttaattgtacatgtttttttaattgttagatATTTTAGAGATCTATGGTGTAAAAAATCTGTAACTTTGtaagagttacaccaggtataATTTGAACCTATCTCATGATATAATGTGTATAATTATATAGCAAAAGAATCTCAAAATAAATGATGGTATTACATTGTAAATGACTTGCCAGCATACAAATACCAAGTACGTAACCTAATGTGTTGGCTGGCTTATAAAAGCTTCAAATTAAAGGTGTCCAATATATGATATTCTTTCTTATATAgtcatatttagttatttagggaacaattgaaacaaaatgtttcgaaatgaaaaaaaaaaaaaaaattttgcgcttatattaaatatttatgaattcaataaaataatatattcatattttttaattatattaatcataatattttacttttcttaaaTTCTTTTAATAACATATATGTAGTAGTGGTCTAAATTTGTGATATGTAATTAAAAAGAGAATTAATAAGGAAAATGCatgtatttttatgtattaattGTTAATAAGTGATTCACTAATTATTTCtgtaaaatgaatttataattatttttttaaagtcttaATATACAATTGATTTGGAATATAACATTTTTGTACAAATTTAGATGCTTTAGTAGAAATTGAAACAAAGCACAACAAAagataaagaatttttttttttttgagaaaaagatgaaagaaaatttaattacataCAATCAATAATATACAACATAATTATATACTTTAAAGTAGtggaaataattaaatatttattgattCACTCAAGTAATTAGTTCACATTCTCGATCATCCTCTTTATCTAATAACGTGTAATATAATTGAAGTTGATtctccaaaaaattaaatcatataataaGTATTATACATAAAGTATaatacaatttagtaaaaatatttcaaaatgaatcTCACATTGATCTGCtagtttatgttttgttttgtttttgtttttgtttttgtttttgtttttttttgtttttgagaaaaagttcATCGAGGTATTATTCAAGAATCTGGAAAATCAGCATTAACAAAGTTTAGGGCTAGTAATAGATCCTCCATCCAAACTAAAAGCGGAGAAGACAATCTAACTCTTTTAGCTAAGACATCCGTTACAGCATTACCTTGTCTAAAAGTATGAAAGAAAGACCAACTCTTAAGAGAACTTACAATTGTCAAAGTATCCTTAAGTAAGTGGCCCCAACCAGAATTAATCAAATCACCATTATTTAGAGCGTTGATGATTATCTCTGAATCACCTTCAAGAATAGAATTTCCAACCCAACTAAACTGATGAAAGGAGCAGCACGTCTAGCTACCAACAGTTCTAGTAAAGCAATAGATGaaggatttagaattttttCCAATAGAGAGGCCATAACCagcagttttttgtttttgagaaggGGGGCATCAGCtagtttatttaaatatatttccATGCATggttttgaatatataaaaatgacgGACAGACAGAGAAAACAATAGACTTGGCAGggatttcttttaatttctttttgtgttAGCGTGTCACATATTGTAGATTCATAGAATATGATCTCTCTTCTGAAGCTTTTGAAAGGAAATAATATTCTGTTTATTAAATTTAGTTTAAATTACCTTTTAAACCTTACAGTTTTGGGTGTGTTTAGTTTAAATCTTAACCTTTccaaatgttttatttaaatcttaaagcttcaaaaaagtttcatttaaattttttttttgaaaggggaaTGTTCATTCATTTAAATTGATAAAGAATCATGGTACAAATCTTCTAAGGCTGGTGGGGGAGAATCCTCCATCTAATACAAATCCTCATCTAATGTATTCCTAGCATATTGAGCTAATGCATGTGCCACCTTATTTGCGCCTCTCCTAATGCAGCAAACTCTAGGCCATTGTAACCCCCAAATCAAATGCCTAATATCATTAACAACATTCCCAAACAGTGAAAAATTTTCTAGAGGAGAAGAGATGGCTTGGATTACGTTACTATTATCTCCCTCAATTATCAATCTTGAGAACCCAGCATCCACAGCAAATTCAATAGCTCTTCGGCATGCAAGCAATTCAGCCTCATCACTCGCACTCGCCTTCGGTCCACTAGCAGTCATAGCAGCCATAACTTCACCCTTGTCATTTTGAATTATAGCACCATAGCCAGATCTGTCCAAGCCCAAAAGAATTGCtgcatcaaaatttaatttgtattccGCTTGTGATGGAGGTTGCCAACCATCCCCACTGAGTTGCTGCCTAGTCTGAACAATCAAATGATCTTGGGCTTGTTTAAATTCATCAACAAACACCTCTGCTCTCTTGTTTAAGCTGCTCGGGTCCTTCAATTTACCTCCATGCACCACAACGTTCCTCTAACTCCATATGAACCATGCTTGAGCCCAAAACAAATCCATTTCATCCGACGTAAGGCACTCCAACAAATCCTCCATCAGTTGCTTCATATTTGTCTGCCCGTCTACACTACTTTTCTGCATTTTTCGAATGTTGCCAGCCCAAACATCCTGAACCGTGGCACAATACCACAAGGCATGGACCGTTGATTCCAACTCTCTCATACATAAGGGACAATTGTTTTCCGAAATAACTTTCCTCCTAGTCAGATTCACTACAGTTGGTAATATATCATGACAGGCTCGCCAAgcaaatgttttaattttgtttggaagtttaagcTTCCATATTGCAGTCCACAACTTCCTTTCAGCACTGCCCCTTGAAGTTCCACCCCAATTGCCATTAGTCAAAAGCTTCCTAACCACATGATAAGCCGACTTAACTGTGAACAACCCCTTTGAATTATGCAGCCAAATTATAGCATCATTAACATCCCTTTTGTTCAATGGAATTTGACAAATAGCTTCTGCCTCCTTCCTATGGAAAGTAGCCATGACTTCATCATTCCTCCAAATATGTAAATCCAAATTAATCAGATCAGCAACCTTTATTTCCTCCACATCCCCATGAACTGGATGTAAAATTCTGTTCGTTGGATAGTTGGGAATCCACCTGTCTTTAAGAACAATAATTGTGAGACCATTGTCCACTctccaacaatgtccaaataAAAGAATAGGTTGTGCAGCCATCAAGTTTCTCCATACATATGAGAATTTTGGTGATTGTTTAGCATCAAGGAACGATGAACAAGGAAAGTACCTTGCTTTGAAACATTTATACAGCAAAGAATCCTGGCATTGAACCATTCTCCACCCTTGCTTGGCCAACATAGCTAAATTAAAGGCTCTCAAATCTTGGAACCCCattcctccctttttttttgaagcTGTCAATTTATCCCAACTCTTCCAATGAATTTTTCGTTCATTACCCACCTGACCCCACCAGAACTTTGCACACAAAGCATCCAGTTCATCACATAATTTCAAGGGTAGCTGAAATACACTCGTTGTATATGTAGGTATGGATTGTGCCACAGCCTTGATAAGAATTTCTTTGCCAGCTCTTGACAACAACAAGCCCTTCCAACCTTGAAGCTTCTTCCATATTCTGTCCTTCAAGTATGAAAAAGTGTGATACTTAGCCCTCCCAGCCAAGGTTGGTAAGCCAAGATAAGTTTCAATTCTATTCACCTCCTTGACTCCCAAAATCTCCAAGATCTATTGTTTCTAGTTGTCTGAAGTATTGCTACTGAAATAGGTTGAAGACTTTTCCAAATTTATGCTTTGCCTTGAAGCTCTTTCATAAATTTGGAGGATCTCTGCTATAGTCTCTCCCTCAACCTACATTGCTTGACAAAAAAGCAAAGAATCATTTGCAAAAATTAGGTTAGTGATTTTTGGTGCACCTCTAGAAATGGATACTCCTTTAATCCTCCCTTCTGATTCTGCTTGGGCTAGCAATGCAGTAAAACCCTCTGTACATAATAGGATTAAATATGGCAACAAAGGATCCCCTTGACATATTCCTTTAGATGGATGAATCATCCCATAAGCTTTCCCATTCAACAGAATAGAGAAGGATGGTGTCGTTACACAACTCATCACCCTTTCTATCCAAGTAGCTAGAAATCCCATCTTTTCCATAATGCTCTGCAAAAAATGCCACTCAACCCTGTCATATGCCTTGCTTATGTCTAACTTCAATGCTAAGGATCCCTTCTTCCCCTTTTTTCTAGAGTGCATAGTATGGAGCGTCTTGAAGGCCACCAATACAGTGTCTGCGATCAACCTCCCCAGTACAAATGCACTTTGAGTGGGTGAAATAATTTGAGGGAGTACCTGTTTCAATTTGTTTGCCAACACTttggaaataattttgtaaatcaCATTACACAGACTTATAGGTCTAAAGTCAGACATTTTCATAGGGTTTTTAACTTTAGGGATAAGCACAATGTTTGTATGATTAATTTCAGGTAGCATATtcccattatttaaaaaatccagcACAACTAAAACTGCATTATCGCCCACAACATGccaaaatttttgataaaataaagcATTCATACCATCTGGTCTTGGAGCCTTTGTTGGTCCCATTTGAAATAGAGCCACCTTCACTTCTTCACCAATAAATTCACTGGACAGAACCTCCCACATATCATCAATTATCTTGCTCTGAACTGCATTCAGAAACTCCTCCATCTGATCTCCCACACCAACATGAAaaagattatcaaaataagctAAAGCAACTTCGACCACCTCCGCCAAATTCTCCACCCATTGCCCATGTGCATTTTGGATACCccttatatgatttttattcctcctttatgtGGCTTTAGCATGAAAGAACTTCATATTTTTTTCCCCATGTTTTAACCAATTTATTCTAGACCGTTGAGCCCAAAATATTTCCTGCTTTTGTAACGACTCATCCATCCTTTTACTTAAATCCATGTATTTGGCCTTGGCAGCCTCTGTAGGTTCAACTTCATTTAACAAATCCAGCTTCCTTTGGAGTACTTTAATTGCTCTAGTGTCCGGATCAGTGGATGATGAACCCCAAGCCATAAGCTCGGCTCCacacaatttaattttttcctgaATAGATGCCAACTCGAGCCTATCCTCACTTGCTTTTCCTCAAGCCTCCTGCACTACTGTTTCACATTCACTTCTAAGCAGCCAAGATTCTTTGAACTTGAAGCACCCGTCA comes from Castanea sativa cultivar Marrone di Chiusa Pesio chromosome 3, ASM4071231v1 and encodes:
- the LOC142628867 gene encoding uncharacterized protein LOC142628867, whose protein sequence is MDAENMHGISMNYKWHANVKELNAEIGELGLESKPIGQPTMELNAEIDKGLARFTQNEGQSFIISLDIHNHAISNNNTTLDIVGPSRSLRKIVREQVPTVCFLMETRLDKEGFEKLYGNLPFQNKIIVKHPDSGGGRNKNHIRGIQNAHGQWVENLAEVVEVALAYFDNLFHVGVGDQMEEFLNAVQSKIIDDMWEVLSSEFIGEEVKVALFQMGPTKAPRPDGMNALFYQKFWHVVGDNAVLVVLDFLNNGNMLPEINHTNIVLIPKVKNPMKMSDFRPISLCNVIYKIISKVLANKLKQVLPQIISPTQSAFVLGRLIADTVLVAFKTLHTMHSRKKGKKGSLALKLDISKAYDRVEWHFLQSIMEKMGFLATWIERVMSCVTTPSFSILLNGKAYGMIHPSKGICQGDPLLPYLILLCTEGFTALLAQAESEGRIKGVSISRGAPKITNLIFANDSLLFCQAIIWKKLQGWKGLLLSRAGKEILIKAVAQSIPTYTTSVFQLPLKLCDELDALCAKFWWGQVGNERKIHWKSWDKLTASKKKGGMGFQDLRAFNLAMLAKQGWRMVQCQDSLLYKCFKARYFPCSSFLDAKQSPKFSYVWRNLMAAQPILLFGHCWRVDNGLTIIVLKDRWIPNYPTNRILHPVHGDVEEIKVADLINLDLHIWRNDEVMATFHRKEAEAICQIPLNKRDVNDAIIWLHNSKGLFTVKSAYHVVRKLLTNGNWGGTSRGSAERKLWTAIWKLKLPNKIKTFAWRACHDILPTVVNLTRRKVISENNCPLCMRELESTVHALWYCATVQDVWAGNIRKMQKSSRNVVVHGGKLKDPSSLNKRAEVFVDEFKQAQDHLIVQTRQQLSGDGWQPPSQAEYKLNFDAAILLGLDRSGYGAIIQNDKGEVMAAMTASGPKASASDEAELLACRRAIEFAVDAGFSRLIIEGDNSNVIQAISSPLENFSLFGNVVNDIRHLIWGLQWPRVCCIRRGANKVAHALAQYARNTLDEDLY